DNA sequence from the Streptomyces canus genome:
ACGGTGAGGGCACGGCCTGGTACGTCTCCACGCGCCTGGCCGCCCAGGGCCTTGACGCGCTGCTCGGCTGGGCCGCCGAGGACGCCCAGCTCCCCTCGCGCGCCGACCTGCCCCACGACGTCGAGGTGGTCCGGCGCAACGGAGAGTCCGGTTCCTACGTCTTCGTGATCAACCACACCGCGTCGGAGGCCAAGGTGCCCCTGGACGCGGCGGGCACCGAACTGCTGACCGGCGAACGTGCCGCGGGCCGCCTGGCCGTCCCGGCGGGCGCCGTCCGGGTCGTCCGGCTCGACGCCTGAACCGACTCCCCTCCGCCCGCGAGACCACGAGCCGCGGGCGGAGGGGGCCTCACCCCAGGGAGCGGCAAGCCCGCGGATTGGCCTCGCAGGCAGGCCCGCATGCGCTTGCGGTCGGGATTGGCCTCGCGGCTCGGCCCCGGGTCCCGGCTCTGCCTCGCGGACCGGATCGGCCGCAAGCCGGCGGACCGGCATCACGGCCCGGATCTGCCTCGGGTCCAGGATCAGGCCCCGAACCCCCGGACTGGCCCCGGGTCCAGGACCGGCCCCAAACCCTGAACCGGCCCCGGGTCCAGGATCAGGCCCCAAACCCCGAACCGGCCTCCGGTCCAGGACCGGCCCCGAACCCCGGAGGAAGCCCCGAACCCCGGCCCGGCCCAAAACCCCCGCCCGGCCCAAAACCCCGGACCCAGCCCCCAGCCCCCGGAGGCAGCCGCGTTTGGCCTCCCGACCGCCCTGAGTGCCAACAGCCCTTTTTCTCAGAGGAGTTCGATCTCGGACAAGCTCGGTGACTCCGGGACAGGGCGGCTTCGACTGCGGGACAGTGGACGCACCCAGAAGGAGGGCGGAGGGGACGAGATGCTGAGGATCCCGGCCGGCCAGCGGCGTCTGGACATCCTGGAGTGGCTGAAGGACCCGGCCGCGCACTTCCCGCCGCAGCGGCACGGCGACCCCGCCCGGGACGGAGTCACCGCCGACGCCGTCGCACGCAAGCTCGGTGTGCGCCGCTCGGTCGCGGAGACCCACCTCGGCCTGCTCATGGACATCGGCCTGCTGCGTACCAGGAGAATCCGGTGGCGCACGTACTACCGTCGCGACGAGATGCGCATCGCCGAGGTGGCGCGCATGTTCGAGAAGGGCTGGTAGCGACCCGCACCGGAAGGGCAGGCACCTGATGGACCGTTCCACCGCACTGACTCCCCGCCACTACGTCGCGATCGGCGGCCACGGCCCCGAGGACGTCGTAGCCGACGCCCGCGGCCGGGTCCTCACCGGAGTGGCGGACGGCCGCATCCTGCGCATCGACGGACTGACGGAACCGCTCGCCGCCCGCGTCGAGGTGCTCGCCGAGACCGGCGGCAGGCCGCTCGGCCTCGAACTCCTCCCGGACGGTGCCCTGTTGGTGTGCGACGCCGAACGCGGACTGCTGGGCGTCGACCTCGCCGACGGCACCGTACGCGTCATCGCCGACGAGGTGGCGGGGGAGCGGCTGCGGTTCGCCAGCAACGTGGTCGCGCTGTCCGACGGCAGCGTGTACTTCACCGTCTCCAGCCGTCGTTACCCCCTGGACCAGTGGATCGGCGACATCGTCGAACACACCGGCACCGGCAGCCTCCTGCGCCTGGCGCCCGGCGACGACACTCCCGAAGTCCTGTTGGAGGGGCTCCAGTTCGCCAACGGCCTCGCCGCGAGCGGCGACGAGTCCTTCCTGGTCGTCGCCGAGACGGGGGCCCGCCGGCTCACCCGTTACTGGCTCGACGGACCGCAGGCCGGACGCGCCGAACCCCTCGCCGAGAACCTGCCCGGCATGCCCGACAACATCTGGCGCGGCGGACCCGACGGCCCGATCTGGGTCTCGCTCGCCGGGCCCCGGGTACCGCCGCTCGACCTGCTCCACCGCGCCGCCCCACCGGTCCGCCGAGCCGCCGCCCGCATCGCCGTACGCGCCCCCTACCGCCCCACGGGCAGCATCGGCGTCCTCGCGGTCGACGACACGGGCGAGGTCGTCCACCACCTCGCCCGCAACCGTTCCCGCTTCCGCATGGTCACCAGCGTCTGCGAGGCCTCCGGCCACCTGGTCCTCGGCAGCCTCTGGGAGCGCGGCATCGCGCTGTGCGAGCCGCCCGCCGCGAAGTGACCCCGGCGGCGCCCCGGCGTTACCCTGGTCCTCGGTCGCGATCACCCTCGCGGCGCGGCGGTGGGGCCCGCCGTACCCGAACCGCGGCGAAGGCGCCGCCAACGGTCCCTACTTGCGGTGGAGCGCGCCCGTGTGCCGGGCCCCGGCGAGTAGGAGAGACACGACCATGACAGCCCCGGAGAGCCTCCGCGCCCCCGCCGGACCCGCGCGCCCGTCGCTCTGGCACGGTCAGGTGCCGGTCGTCGCGGTGGTCGCGCTGGGCGGCGCCCTCGGGGCCGCCGCCCGGTACGCCCTCTCCCTCCACTGGCCCACCCCGCCCGGCGGATTCCCCTGGGCGACCTTCTGGACCAACGTCGTCGGCTGTGCCGTCATCGGCGTGTTCATGGTCGTCATCACCGACGTGTGGGCCGCCCACCGCCTCGTCCGCCCCTTTTTCGGCACCGGCGTCCTGGGCGGCTTCACCACCTTCTCGACCTACGCAGTCGACATCCAGAAACTCGTCGATCGCGGCCGGCCCGCCACGGGCCTGGCCTATCTCGCCGCGACGCTGCTCGCGGCCCTCACCGCGGTGTGGCTCGCGTCCACAGCGACCCGTCGCGTCCTGAAGTGGAGGCAGCCATGACGAGGCTGACCGGCAGCGCCCTGCGCGTGACCGTCTACATCGGCGAGAACGACACCTGGCACCACAAGCCCCTCTACACCGAGATCGTGCACCGCGCCCACGCGGCGGGGCTCGCCGGGGCCAGCGTCTTCCGCGGCATCGAGGGTTTCGGTGCCTCCTCCCTGATCCACACCTCCCGGCTGCTGTCCCTCAGTGAGGACCTGCCGGTGGCCGTCGTGATCGTCGACACCGAGACCCGCGTACGGGAGTTCCTGCCGCAGCTCGACGAACTCATCACCGAGGGCCTGGTGACCCTCGACCCGTGCGAGGTGATCCGGTACGTCGGCCGCGACGGAACTCAGGACGCAAGCCAGGGCAGAACGGGCATGAAGGGTAAGAAGTCGTTGTGAACTGGATGCTGGTCGTCACGGGTGCCATGGTCGGTGCCCCGCTCCGCTATCTCACCGACCGCGCGGTGCAGTCCCGGCACGACTCGCTCTTCCCCTGGGGCACCTTCGCCGTCAATGTCACGGGCTGTCTGGTCCTCGGCCTGCTCACCGGGGCCGTGGCCGAAGGGGCTGGCGGATCCCACCTCCAGCTCCTCCTGGGCACCGGTCTGTGCGGGGCCCTGACGACGTACTCGACCTTCTCCTACGAGACCCTGCGGCTCAGCGAGACCGGGGCACGCTTCTACGCGGCGACCAACGTGGCCGCGAGCGTGGTGGCGGGTCTCGGGGCGGCCTTCGCGGGCGTGGCGCTGGCGCGGGCCGTGTGGGCGTAGGCCTCGACGCTTGTCCGCGTGTAGTAAGACTGTGCCCTCCGCACCTGCCTTCCCCTGAGAAGAACTGGATCCCATGAGCGTCATCAGCGTCGGTCAGGCCGTCGTCCTCGGAGCCGTCGAGGGGGTGACCGAGTTCCTGCCCGTCTCCTCCACCGGCCATCTGAAGATCGTCGAGGGTTTGATGAACATCCCCGTCGACGACGACGCCGTCGTCGGGTTCTCGGCCGTCATCCAGGTCGGCGCGATCGCCGCCGTGCTCGTGTACTTCTTCAAGGACATCGTGCGGATCGTCTCCGCGTGGGGGAGAGGGCTGGTCAACAAGGAGGAGCGCTACCACCACGACTACAAGTTCGCCTGGTGGGTGATCGCCGCGACCATCCCGATCGTCGTCGTCGGCCTGGCCGCCAAGCCGCTCATCGAGGGACCGCTCGCCTCCCTGTGGGTGGTCGCGGGCTCCCTGATCGTCGGCAGCGGGGTGATGTGGGCGGCGGACCAGATGGGGCGGCACAAGCGCGGTGAGGACGACACCTCGTTCAAGGACGCGATGCTGGTCGGCAGCTCGCAGATCCTCGCGCTGCTCTTCCCCGGCTTCTCCCGATCCGGCGCGACCATGTCCACGGCCCTGATCCTCGACCTGGACCGTGTGGCCGCCACCCGCCTGTCGTTCTTCCTCGGCATCCCCGCCCTCACCGGCGCCGGCATCTACGAGCTCAAGGACGCCCTCGGTGCGGGCGTGGGGGCGGCTCCGCTCGCCGTCGGCACGGGCGTCTCCTTCGTCGTCGCCTACGCCTCCATCGCCTGGCTGCTGAAGTTCGTGGCCAAGCATTCCTTCAACGCCTTCGTGGTCTACCGGCTCGTCGTGGGCCTGCTGCTCTTCGGCCTGCTGACCACGGGGACGCTCAGCAGCTGACCGCCAGGCGGGTGCGAGGCGGCTCCGGCTCCTCGCACCCTCGTCCGCCCGGCCCCTTGACAGCACCCTCTCGCCGCCCGGAGTATCTCTCCCGTGAACCTGTCAGACAGCCGGACAGCCAGTCAGCCTCCGCGGCGCATCAGCGCCATGGAGGCGGTGCTGGCGCATCTGCGTGACGCCATCGAGCGTGGGGAGTACGCCATCGGCGACAAGCTCCCCTCCGAGGCGGAGCTCTGCCGCACCCTGGAGATCAGCCGACCCGTCCTGCGTGAGGCCCTCAGGGCCCTGCAGACCATGGGCCTGACGGTCTCCAAGACCGGCAAGGGCACCTTCGTCGTGGCCAACGCGGTGGAGGACCCCACCTTCGGCGACTACGCGGCCAGCGACCTCCTGGAGGTGCGCCGCCACGTCGAGATCCCGGTCGCCGGGTACGCGGCCCGGCGTCGCACCCCGGAGAACCTGGACCACCTGGCCCACCTGCTGGACCGGATGGAACGGGAGACCGACACCACGGCGTGGGTCGCCATGGACACCCTCTTCCACCTCGCCGTGGCCGAGGCCGCCCAGAACCCGGTCTTCCGCCGGGTCATCGAGGAGATCCGGGACGCACTGGCGCGTCAGTCGGCGTTCCTCAACGAGCTGGGCGGGCGGCGGGAGCAGTCCAACCGCGAGCACCGCGCGATCGTCGAGGCGCTGATCGACGGTTCCGAGCACGACGCGGTGGAGGCCATGTCCCACCACCTCGACCGCGTAGAGACCACCCTCACCGACATCGTGCGTTCCCCGCGCACGGACAGTCCCACGGAAGGCGGACCCGAGGCGTGAGCGAGCAGTCACTGCACGACGGAGTGCAGAAACGTTCCGGCCATGTCGACGCCGGAGACGAGGGCTACAGCAAGTCCCTCAAGTCACGACACGTCAACATGATCGCCATCGGCGGCGCGATCGGCACCGGCCTCTTCCTGGGCGCCGGCGGCCGTCTGGCCGACGCCGGCCCCTCCCTGTTCATCGCCTACGCGGTCTGCGGAGTCTTCGCCTTCCTCGTCGTGCGGGCTCTCGGCGAACTCGTCCTGTACCGGCCCTCCTCCGGCGCCTTCGTGTCGTACGCCCGGGAGTTCCTCGGCGAGAAGGGCGCCTACGTCGCCGGCTGGATGTACTTCCTGAACTGGGCCACCACCGGCATCGCCGACATCACCGCCGTCGCCCTCTACACCCACTACTGGGGCATGTTCTCCGACATCCCGCAGTGGGTGATCGCGCTCATCGCGCTCGCGGTCGTCCTCACCGTCAACCTCATCTCGGTGAAGATGTTCGGCGAGCTGGAGTTCTGGTTCGCCATCATCAAGGTGGGCGCGCTCGTGGCGTTCATGCTGATCGGCATCTTCCTGCTGGCCACCCAGCACCCGATCGACGGCCACCACCCCGGCCCGTCCCTGATCACCGACAACGGCGGCGTCTTCCCCAGCGGCCTGCTGCCCATGCTCCTGATCATCCAGGGTGTCGTCTTCGCCTACGCCTCGGTCGAACTGGTCGGCGTCGCCGCGGGCGAGACCGAGAACCCCGAGAAGATCATGCCCAAGGCGATCAACTCGATCATGTGGCGCGTCGGCGTCTTCTACGTCGGCTCGGTCCTCCTGCTCTCGATGCTGCTGCCCTGGAACAAGTACAGCGCCGGCGAGAGCCCCTTCGTGACCGTCCTGTCCAACATCGGCATCCCGGCGGCCGGCGGTGTGATGAACCTCGTCGTCCTCACCGCGGCCATGTCCTCGCTCAACTCCGGCCTGTACAGCACCGGGCGCATCCTGCGCTCCATGGCGATGTCCGGCTCCGCCCCGAAGTTCACCGGCGTGATGAGCCGGAGCCAGGTCCCCTACGGCGGCATCCTGCTCACCAGCGGCATCTGTGTCCTCGGTGTCGGCCTCAACTACGTGGTCCCCGCCGACGCGTTCGAGATCGTGCTCAACTTCGCCGCCATCGGCATCCTCGCCACCTGGGGCATGATCATGGTCTGTCACCTGCTCTTCTGGCAGAAGACCGAGAAGGGTGACCTCACCCGCCCCGGCTACCGACTGCCGGGATCCCCGTGGACCGAACTCGTGACGCTGGCCTTCCTCGCCTCCGTCCTGGTCCTCATGTACGCCGACGGCGGCGCCGGCCGCACCACCGTGCTGTGCCTCCCGCTGATCGTCGCGGCCCTGATCGCCGGGTGGTTCGCCGTCCGGGGCAGGGTCTCCCGTACCTCCACCGAGAGCGAATCCACCGGCGCGTGATCGCTCGCGCGCATACCGAGCCCGAATCGACCGGCACGCACGCGTGACCCGCGTGACGTCCCCGGAGAAGCAGGAAGTGATGCACAGCAGTCCCGTCGCGGCCGCACCCCTGGTCCGTGAACCCCTCCACGCTCCCGTCGCCCACCTCATCCGCGGTGGGCTGATCGAGGGCACCCACTACGGTTCCGTCGTCGTCCTCGACGGCGACGGGGACGTCCGTTTCCAACTCGGTGACATCGAGGCCGCGTTCTACCCGCGGTCCGCGCTCAAGCCGGTCCAGGCCGTCGCCATGGTCCGGGCCGGGCTGCCGCTCGACGGCGAGCTCCTCTCGCTCACCGCGGCCAGCCACTCCGGCGAGGAACGCCACCTCGCCGGGGCTCGGCGGATCCTGGAGCTCGCGGGCGTGTCCGAGGACGCCCTGCGCAACGTCGAGGACATGCCGTTCGGCCCGGCCGTGAGGGACGCGTGGATCCGGGAGGGCCGCGCGCCCTCGCGGCTCGCGCAGAACTGCTCCGGCAAGCACGCGGCGATGCTGTACACGTGCGTGCTCAACGACTGGCCTCTCGAGGGGTACCTCGACCCCTCGCATCCGCTCCAGCAGGCGATCGCCGAGATCGTCGAGGACCTGACCGGGCAGCGGATCGCGCGGGTGACCGTCGACGGGTGCGGTGCGCCATTGTTCTCCGTCTCGCTGCACGGCCTCGCCCGGGCCGCGGCACGGATCACCTCGGCGGCTCCCGGTACCCCCGAGGCCCGGGTCGCCGACGCGATGCGGGAGCATGCCGAGATGGCGTCCGGGGCGGGGCGGGACGTGGCCGCGCTGATGAAGGCCGTGCCCGGACTGCTCGCGAAGGACGGGTTCGAGGGCGTTCAGGTCGCCGCGCTTCCGGATGGGCGCGCTGTCGCCGTGAAGATCTCCGACGGGGCGAATCGGGCGCGGGTGCCGGTTGCCGCGGCGGCGTTGGCGTGGGCCGGGGTGTCGCCGGATCTGCTCACGGAGTTCCGGGGGGAGGCGCTTCTTGGAGGCGGCCTTGAGGTCGGGTGTGTGCGGCCCGTTCGTTCGCTGGAGCCCGTTGGTGTCTCGGCTTGCGCCTGAGGATGTGCCGGATTGCTTTGAATGGCGGCTGACGGCCGGTAGTGGCTGGTCGCGCCGCGCGGCGGAGCCGCACATGGATACAGCCCCGCGCCCCCAAGAGATTCACCCTCACCCTCTCGGAAAGAGGAACCGAACCACATGAGCGTCGTCGTTACCCGCCGTGAGCACGACCTGCTCGGGGATCGTGATATTCCCGCCGATGTCTACTGGGGTGTCCACACCCTGCGTGCCACCGAGAACTTCCCCATCACCGGGACGCCGATCTCCGCCTACCCGCACCTCATCGACGCGCTCGCCGCCGTCAAGGAGGCAGCAGCTCTCGCCAATGAGGAGCTCGGGCTGCTGGAGCCCAGGAAGGCCGCCGCGATCGTCGAGGCCTGCCGGGAGATCCGGGACGGGAAGCTGCACGACCAGTTCGTGGTCGACGTGATCCAGGGCGGGGCGGGCACCTCGACCAACATGAACGCCAACGAGGTCGTCGCCAACCGGGCGTTGGAGCTGCTGGGGCACGAGAAGGGGCAGTACTCGTTCCTGCACCCCAACGAGGACGTCAACCTGGGCCAGTCGACCAATGACGTCTACCCGACCGCCGTCAAGACAGCGACGGTCTTCGCCGTGCATGGACTGCTCGAGGCGATGGCTGTACTGCAGGACGCGTTCGCCCGTAAGGCCGTGGAGTTCCGCGACGTGCTCAAGATGGGCCGTACACAGTTGCAGGACGCCGTCCCCATGACGCTGGGCCAGGAGTTCTCGGCCTATGCCGTCATGATTGACGAGGATCGGTCCCGTCTTGACGAGGCCGTCCAGCTGATCCACGAGATCAACCTGGGTGCCACGGCGATCGGGACCGGACTCAATGCTCCCGCCGGGTACGCCGAGTCGGCCCGGCGCCACCTGGCCGCCATCACGGGGCTGCCGCTGGTGACCGCGGCCAACCTGGTGGAGGCGACGCAGGACTGCGGTGCGTTCGTGCAGATGTCCGGTGTGCTCAAGCGGGTCGCGGTCAAGCTCTCCAAGAGCTGCAACGACCTGCGGCTGCTGTCGTCCGGGCCGCGCGCGGGCCTCGGCGAGATCAACCTGCCGCCGGTGCAGGCCGGTTCGTCGATCATGCCGGGGAAGGTCAACCCGGTGATCCCGGAGGTCGTCAACCAGGTCGCCTTCGAGGTGATCGGCAACGACGTGACCATCACGATGGCCGCGGAGGCGGGACAGCTCCAGCTCAACGCCTTCGAGCCGATCATCCTGCACTCCCTGTCGGAGTCGATCACCCACCTGCGCGCCGCCTGCCTCACCCTCGCCGAACGCTGCGTGGACGGCATCACCGCCAACACCGAGGCGCTGCGCCGGACGGTCGAGAACTCCATCGGCCTGGTCACCGCCCTCAACCCGCACATCGGGTACACGGCCGCCACCGACATCGCCAAGGAGGCCCTCGTCAGCGGCCGGGGAGTGGCCGAACTCGTCCTCGAGAAGGGCCTGCTGCCGGCCGAGCGCCTGGCGGACCTCCTGCGTCCGGAGGTACTCGCCGGCAGCGGCACGGCACAGGCGATCTGACGAGCGGCCTCCTCGCGCCGCGTGACACCGGTGTGCCGCGCCGCACCGACACGCGGCGCCGTCACACCCAGGGGTGAACCGCGCCGGGGGAGTGCACCCGTCACAACCGAATGCTGGCGGGAGAACGAGAGACGACGTCCCCTCGGCCGGTGCCGCTGATCGGCGCAGCCCGTGTCGCTATTCCCCGTAAAGTCTTATTAATACTCATATGGTGAATTGTGCGGCCTTCGAAACAGGCCGTCTCCTGTCCTGGTGAAAGACCCTGCACACTCTGCGCCGGGCGGAGCGATGGAATCCCTTCGGTGAGTCCAGGAGAATTTCATGCGTGTGGCCGTGACAGGTGGCGGCGGTTTTCTCGGTTCCCATCTATGCGAAGCACTCCTTCGGCGCGGCGACGAAGTCGTATGCCTCGACGACTTCTCGACCGGCGATCCGGCGAACATCGCCCCCTTTCTCGGAGATCCGGCTTTCGAACTCGTCCGCGGGGACGTCAGCCTTTCCGTGGAGGTGTCGGGCACCGTCGACGCAGTGGCCCACCTCGCCAGCCCCGCCTCGCCTCCCGACTACCTCGCCCGCCCGCTGGAGACGCTCGCCGTGGGCAGCAGAGGTACGGAGAACGCGCTGCAGCTCGCGGCGCGTCACTCCGCTCGCTTCGTGCTCGCCTCCACGAGCGAGGTGTACGGAGACCCCGAGGTACACCCTCAGGACGAGACGTACTGGGGCCACGTCAACCCCATCGGCCCGCGCAGCGTCTACGACGAGGCGAAAAGGTTCTCCGAAGCACTGACCCAGGCCTACCGGACGAACCGCGGAACGAACACGGGAATCGTGCGGATCTTCAACACCTATGGTCCGCGCATGCGCCCGCACGACGGCCGGGTCGTCTCCAGCTTCGTCGTCCAGGCACTCGCCCAGGAGCCGTTGACCGTCTACGGAGACGGAAAGCAGACCCGCAGTTTCTGCTACGTCGACGACCTGGTGCGCGGAATCGTCGCGATGCTCGACCACGACGAACCCGGACCGGTCAACCTCGGGAACCCCGTCGAACTGACGGTCCTGCAACTGGCGGAACTCGTTCTCGACCTCACGGGATCGCAGGCCGAGATCCAGTTCCACTCGCTGCCGGTCGACGACCCCACCCGCCGCCGGCCGACCATCGCCAGAGCCATGCAGCGCCTGGGCTGGAGCCCCGAAATCGGCATCGAGGACGGGCTGCGGCGAACGGTGGAATGGTTCGCCTCCCGGCCGGACGACATCGCCGCCGCGCTCTCCGCGATCCGGGGAGGTCAGCACGACGGCGTCGTCACGGCGGCCTCCTGCCGGGTCGGCGCGACCGTCGCCGCCGCGTCGTGACCCAGACGGATCACGGTGGCCGGACGCCCGGCACCGCCCTGGACGGTGCTGCGGGTGCGGCGCACACCGACGAGGCGATGCTGAGAACCCACCTGCGGACCCTGTCGGCGGGCAACGTCGTCGACATGCCCGCCGACGGACCGGTTTTCGGCAAACCGCGCAGAAGGCTCACGCCCGGACCCGCGTCCTGCATTCCGCTGCTGGGGCGCCTCGACCAGATGAAGGTGTCCCTGCTCGCGGTGGGCTGGTGGGCCGCCTTCGTCTGCTTCTGGGAGTGGTGGCTGCGTCCGGAACACCGGGCCGGCCTGGTGGGCTTCGCGGTGAACAGCGCCCTCCTGGTGTACCTGTCCGTGCTGCCGCTGTACTTCGTCGTCGTGATGGTACGGCTGCGCACCTTCGACCCCGCCGTCGAGGTGCCCCGGCTGCGGACCGCGTTCGTGGTGACCCGGGCCCCGTCGGAGCCCTGGGCGGTCGCCCGCACCACCCTGAGCGCGATGCTGCGCCAGGAATTCCCGCACCCCTACGACGTATGGCTGTGCGACGAGGACCCGAGCCAGGAGATCCTGGACTGGTGCGAGGCCAACGCCGTGCGCGTGTCCTGCCGCCGCGGTGCCGCGTCGTACCACCGCGACGTCTGGCCCCGCCGCACCCGGTGCAAGGAGGGCAACCTCGCGCACTTCTACGACCACTGGGGCTACTCCGACTACGACGTGGTCGCCCAGTTGGACGTCGACCACGTACCGCACCTCCGCTACCTGGGGGAAGTGGTCAGGCCGTTCGCCGATCCGGCCATCGGCTACGTCGCCGCACCCAGCGTGTGCGACGCCAACGCCCGCACCTCGTGGTCGGCACGCGGACGGCTGTACCGCGAGGCCACCTTCCACGGACCGATGCAACTGGGCCACTCCGACGGTCTGGCACCGCTGTGCATCGGTTCCCACTACGCCGTACGGACCCGTGCTCTCCAGGACATCGGCGGGCTCGGCCCCGAACTGGCCGAGGACTTCGCCACCACGTTCCTGCTGAACTCAGCGGGCTGGCACGGGGCGTTCGCCATCGACGCGGAGGCGCACGGCGACGGCCCCATCACCTTCGCCGCCATGGTGACTCAGGAGTTCCAGTGGTCGCGGAGCCTGGTGTTCATGCTGCTGGGCATGCTCCCGAAGCATTTGCGGCGCATGCCCGGCCGGCTGCGGATCCGCTTCGCCTTCGCCCTCTCCTACTATCCGCTGCTCGCGCTGACGACCACCGCCGGACTGCTGCTGCCGCCGATCGCCGCGGTCACCGGCCGGCCGTGGATCAACGTGAACTACGGCGCTTTCCTCCTGCACTTCTGGGCCATGTCGTTCTTCCTGATCCTGCTCACCCTGCTGCTGCGCAGACGCGGCCTGCTGCGGCCCGTCGACGCGCCGCTGCTGAGCTGGGAGGGCTGGCTGTTCGGGCTGACCCGCTGGCCGTGGGTCGCCTGGGGAGCCGCGGCCGCGCTGGTGCAGCGCCTGCGGCCGAGGAAGGTCGTCTTCACGGTGACGCCCAAGGTCCGTGACGGCATGGAGCCGTTGCCCCTGCGCGTGGTGCTCCCCTACCTCCTGATCACCGTCGTCCTGTCCGGTGCGGCCGTGGTCGGGCAGCTGACCGGACCCGCCATCGGCTATGTGTTCCTGTGTCTCCTCGGCTCGCTCTCCTACGCCTTGGTGACCCTCGCCGTCAGCGTGCTGCACATCCGTGAGACCGCGAGGTCCGCGGGCGTGGGCGCGCATCGGGCGCTGCGGACGGCGATGCTGCCGCTGGCCTCGGGTCTCGTCGCGCTCGTGCCGCTGGGTTTCGCGCTGCTGCTGTTCCCGACCTATGTGCGGGGCTTCCTATCGGGCTGATGCCGGTGGTCGCCCGGCGTCCCGCCCGCAACGTCCCCCTCCCTTGTGACGAAGAACGAGGTTCCCGATGTCCGAAACCGTCCTGGTGACCGGTGGCGCCGGCTTCATCGGCAGCCACACCTGCGTCGAACTGCTCGCCCACGGCTACGAAGTCGTCGTCGTCGACAACCACGTCAACAGCTCTCCCCACGCCTTGGAGCGCATCGCCAAGACCGCGGGCCGACCGCTCGCCGCCGCCTACCAGGTCGACGTGCGCGACCGGCCGGCTCTCGCGCAGGTGTTCGCCACCCATCAGGTGGACGCGGTCATCCATTTCGCGGCCCACAAGGCGGTCGGGGAGTCGGTGGCGCTGCCGGTCGAGTACTACGACACGAACGTGGGCGGCACCTGCGCCCTGCTGTCGGTCATGCACGAGCACGCCGTCCGACGGCTGGTCTTCTCCTCGTCGTGCTCCGTCTACGGCGACGCGCGGACCGTGCCCCTGACCGAGCGGAGCCCGGTGGCGCCCACGAACCCCTACGCCCGCACCAAGCTGACGTGCGAGCGGATCCTGGAGGACGTCTGCGCCCACCTGACGGACATGAAGGTGCTCGCCCTGCGCTACTTCAACCCGGTCGGAGCCCACCCCGGCGGGCTGCTCGGCGAGGACCCGCGGGGCGTCCCCGACAACGTCATGCCGTACGTCGCCCAGGTCGCCGTGGGCCGACGGGAGCGGCTGAGCGTCTTCGGGGACGACTACCCCACGCCGGACGGCACCGGAGTGCGGGACTACATCCACGTCATGGACGTCGCCGAGGGACACCGGGTGGCCCTCCAGCACCTGGACGACCGCACCGGCATGCGGGTGTTCAACCTGGGCACGGGCACCGGCACCTCCGTGCTGCAACTGGTCGCGGCCTTCGCCGAGGCGAGCGGCCGACCCATCCCCCACCAGGTCGTCGACCGCAGACCCGGCGACGTCGCCGAGCTCGTCGCCGACGCGAGCGCGGTGGCCGAGGCCTGGGACTGGACCACCACGCGTGACCTCGCCGCCATGTGCCGTGACGCCTGGCGGTTCCAGGAACTCAACCCCCACGGCTACGCCCGCTGACCCGTCGACTCGGCGGTCCCAAGACAGGAGTACTCCCATGCGGTTGACCGTCATCGGTACGGGCTACCTCGGAGCCGTGCACGCCGCGTGCATGGCGGACATCGGACACGACGTCCTCGGTGTCGACACCGACAGCGGGAAGATCGCGGCACTCGCGGCAGGCCGGGCGCCCTTCTTCGAACCCGGCCTGCCGGAGATCCTCATCAGGAACACCCGTGCCGGGCGGCTGCGTTTCACCACTTCCCTGCAGGAGGCCGCCGATTTCGCCGACGTGCACT
Encoded proteins:
- a CDS encoding helix-turn-helix domain-containing protein, which codes for MLRIPAGQRRLDILEWLKDPAAHFPPQRHGDPARDGVTADAVARKLGVRRSVAETHLGLLMDIGLLRTRRIRWRTYYRRDEMRIAEVARMFEKGW
- the crcB gene encoding fluoride efflux transporter CrcB — translated: MNWMLVVTGAMVGAPLRYLTDRAVQSRHDSLFPWGTFAVNVTGCLVLGLLTGAVAEGAGGSHLQLLLGTGLCGALTTYSTFSYETLRLSETGARFYAATNVAASVVAGLGAAFAGVALARAVWA
- the crcB gene encoding fluoride efflux transporter CrcB — protein: MTAPESLRAPAGPARPSLWHGQVPVVAVVALGGALGAAARYALSLHWPTPPGGFPWATFWTNVVGCAVIGVFMVVITDVWAAHRLVRPFFGTGVLGGFTTFSTYAVDIQKLVDRGRPATGLAYLAATLLAALTAVWLASTATRRVLKWRQP
- a CDS encoding undecaprenyl-diphosphate phosphatase, which codes for MSVISVGQAVVLGAVEGVTEFLPVSSTGHLKIVEGLMNIPVDDDAVVGFSAVIQVGAIAAVLVYFFKDIVRIVSAWGRGLVNKEERYHHDYKFAWWVIAATIPIVVVGLAAKPLIEGPLASLWVVAGSLIVGSGVMWAADQMGRHKRGEDDTSFKDAMLVGSSQILALLFPGFSRSGATMSTALILDLDRVAATRLSFFLGIPALTGAGIYELKDALGAGVGAAPLAVGTGVSFVVAYASIAWLLKFVAKHSFNAFVVYRLVVGLLLFGLLTTGTLSS
- a CDS encoding FadR/GntR family transcriptional regulator; translated protein: MEAVLAHLRDAIERGEYAIGDKLPSEAELCRTLEISRPVLREALRALQTMGLTVSKTGKGTFVVANAVEDPTFGDYAASDLLEVRRHVEIPVAGYAARRRTPENLDHLAHLLDRMERETDTTAWVAMDTLFHLAVAEAAQNPVFRRVIEEIRDALARQSAFLNELGGRREQSNREHRAIVEALIDGSEHDAVEAMSHHLDRVETTLTDIVRSPRTDSPTEGGPEA
- a CDS encoding DUF190 domain-containing protein, giving the protein MTRLTGSALRVTVYIGENDTWHHKPLYTEIVHRAHAAGLAGASVFRGIEGFGASSLIHTSRLLSLSEDLPVAVVIVDTETRVREFLPQLDELITEGLVTLDPCEVIRYVGRDGTQDASQGRTGMKGKKSL
- a CDS encoding SMP-30/gluconolactonase/LRE family protein; protein product: MDRSTALTPRHYVAIGGHGPEDVVADARGRVLTGVADGRILRIDGLTEPLAARVEVLAETGGRPLGLELLPDGALLVCDAERGLLGVDLADGTVRVIADEVAGERLRFASNVVALSDGSVYFTVSSRRYPLDQWIGDIVEHTGTGSLLRLAPGDDTPEVLLEGLQFANGLAASGDESFLVVAETGARRLTRYWLDGPQAGRAEPLAENLPGMPDNIWRGGPDGPIWVSLAGPRVPPLDLLHRAAPPVRRAAARIAVRAPYRPTGSIGVLAVDDTGEVVHHLARNRSRFRMVTSVCEASGHLVLGSLWERGIALCEPPAAK